A window of the Torulaspora globosa chromosome 6, complete sequence genome harbors these coding sequences:
- the REV1 gene encoding deoxycytidyl transferase (ancestral locus Anc_7.46) has translation MDDDKLLAILESSQEGEERGLGPEERDPAETLGRLSDDALIEYMTNLSQGARKDFTREEYFRDKEIKQRERDEATRAGLGRANAPIFAGCTIYINGYTKPGRLQLHEMIVSYGGKFQHYLLAKKKVTHIVATNLPLKKRLEFRNYRVVRPEWITESIEQQKLLPWQDYALSWDQEQRSLQLKVASAPVSSAVDCKDPNFLKTFFENSRLHHLSNWKADLRSRFLSEGFNKPSPGDALSIFHIDFDCFFATVAALGCESCDINRDPIVVCHGSKSSDIASCNYVARKYGIRNGMWVSRAKSLLPPGVELVSLPYNFKEIEEKSKIFYTVLKEYKIKFDLILPISIDEAVCVVIDHHTPHPIDRDEICRELRSEIWKRTGGCTVSIGCSNTLVLARLNLKIAKPNGYHILTQQQLVENEADWHSYLGKFQIDDLPGIGYSIVSKLRSLRQHLNNLLQLKQYFHNSLPLLQKCVGKKTGSKILMYLHGKDDEESSRMIFEPESFFARKSLSIEINWGIRFDTVQEIDNFIDTCADYLVQKLQEMNKRTSQITLKVLRRCADAPIEPPKYLGCGECDALSHNCRLGIPTSELGVIATELKSTFRLLGCPPKDLRGVSIQFNKLIEVSYDQNENQQRLKLPFQKTLNFDVFDNLPSDVKNDFSKELKRRNIVLTSSPRPKTSYAATYEEKFMEELPTQIRNEVKNDLRINRKITRTKLSELREQNRKKKESIRNVRAHLLGHESLFEPIKFQKESRFKDICRIVMEWFDATLIEGPHEKDLLLFENYLDKLSDSNRVPLILRFSKLISVRLNLKSNQYGQEAGFQEWEQFLLKNVIPKLNKNKHTFQTVRKLDIDFDI, from the coding sequence ATGGACGATGACAAGTTGCTGGCGATCCTGGAGAGCAGCCAGGAAGGGGAGGAACGGGGACTAGGGCCGGAGGAGCGCGATCCGGCGGAAACTTTGGGCCGGCTGAGCGACGATGCGCTCATCGAGTACATGACGAATTTGTCGCAGGGCGCGAGGAAGGACTTCACTAGAGAAGAGTACTTTAGGGATAAGGAGATCAAACAACGTGAGCGAGATGAAGCTACGAGGGCAGGGCTCGGACGGGCGAATGCTCCGATATTTGCCGGGTGTACTATATACATCAATGGATACACGAAACCTGGCAGACTGCAGTTGCATGAGATGATTGTGTCGTATGGCGGGAAATTCCAACACTACCttttggccaagaagaaagtcaCACACATAGTGGCGACGAATCTgccgctgaagaagaggctgGAGTTTCGCAACTACAGGGTGGTGCGGCCGGAGTGGATCACGGAGTCAATCGAGCAGCAGAAGTTGCTGCCGTGGCAGGATTATGCGTTGTCGTGGGACCAGGAGCAGCGGAGTCTGCAGCTGAAAGTAGCCAGCGCTCCCGTAAGCAGTGCGGTTGATTGCAAGGATCCGAATTTCCTGAAAACTTTTTTTGAGAACTCGCGGTTGCATCATCTTTCCAATTGGAAGGCTGACCTGCGATCGCGCTTTCTGTCTGAGGGGTTCAACAAGCCGTCTCCCGGCGACGCTCTCTCGATCTTCCATATTGATTTTGACTGCTTTTTCGCCACTGTAGCTGCGCTTGGTTGCGAGAGCTGCGACATCAATAGGGACCCCATAGTTGTCTGCCACGGTTCGAAGAGCTCCGATATAGCAAGTTGCAACTACGTTGCTAGAAAGTACGGTATCAGGAACGGTATGTGGGTTTCCAGAGCCAAGTCCCTCTTACCTCCTGGCGTCGAGCTGGTTTCGCTGCCGTAcaacttcaaagagatcgaGGAGAAATCCAAAATCTTTTACACTGTGCTGAAGGAGtacaagatcaaatttgaCCTCATCTTGCCCATCTCAATAGACGAGGCCGTCTGTGTTGTGATCGACCACCACACTCCGCATCCGATAGACCGCGATGAGATTTGTAGGGAGTTGCGCTCGGAAATTTGGAAGAGGACGGGAGGCTGTACGGTTAGTATTGGCTGCTCGAATACTCTTGTTCTGGCGAGGCTGAATTTAAAAATTGCTAAGCCAAATGGTTACCATATTTTGACGCAGCAGCAACTGGTTGAGAATGAAGCGGATTGGCACTCTTATCTTGGCAAGTTCCAGATCGATGACTTGCCGGGGATCGGGTACTCTATCGTTTCCAAGCTAAGAAGTCTACGTCAGCACCTGAATAACCTTCTCCAATTGAAACAATATTTCCATAATTCGTTGCCGTTATTGCAGAAGTGTGTTGGTAAGAAAACCGGCAGCAAGATTCTCATGTATCTTCATGGgaaggatgacgaggagaGTAGCAGAATGATTTTTGAACCGGAAAGCTTCTTTGCCCGCAAATCTTTGTCGATAGAAATCAATTGGGGGATAAGGTTCGATACTGTACAGGAAATTGACAACTTCATTGATACTTGTGCTGATTATCTGGTGCAAAAACTACAGGAAATGAATAAAAGAACTTCTCAGATAACTCTCAAAGTGCTGCGTAGATGTGCGGACGCTCCAATAGAGCCCCCAAAGTATTTGGGCTGCGGTGAATGTGATGCACTTAGCCACAATTGCAGGCTTGGCATTCCGACCTCTGAGCTGGGGGTCATTGCGACCGAGCTGAAGAGCACTTTTAGACTACTAGGCTGTCCACCTAAAGATCTTAGGGGCGTTTCAATTCAGTTTAACAAGTTAATTGAGGTCTCCTATGATCAGAACGAAAATCAGCAGCGATTGAAATTGCCATTCCAGAAAACTTTGAATTTCGATGTTTTCGACAACCTGCCAAGCGATGTGAAGAATGACTTCTCAAAAGAACTGAAGCGGCGTAACATTGTTCTAACTAGCTCACCAAGACCTAAAACTAGCTATGCGGCAACTTATGAGGAAAAGTTCATGGAGGAATTACCAACGCAGATACGCAATGAGGTCAAGAACGACTTGAGAATAAACCGAAAAATCACGAGAACAAAGTTGAGTGAGTTGCGAGAACAAAACCGAAAAAAGAAGGAGTCTATCAGAAATGTGCGAGCTCATTTATTGGGTCATGAAAGCCTGTTCGAACCTATTAAATTCCAAAAGGAATCGAGGTTCAAAGATATTTGTAGAATTGTAATGGAATGGTTCGACGCTACCTTGATAGAGGGACCCCATGAGAAGGATTTATTACTATTTGAGAATTATTTAGACAAGCTATCAGATTCCAATAGGGTTCCTTTAATTTTAAGATTTTCCAAATTGATTTCTGTTCGGCTAAACTTAAAATCTAACCAATACGGACAAGAAGCGGGATTCCAGGAATGGGAACAGTTCCTGCTGAAAAACGTAATACCTAAACTGAATAAGAACAAGCACACGTTTCAAACTGTTAGAAAGCTAGATATAGACTTCGACATTTAG
- the PYK2 gene encoding pyruvate kinase PYK2 (ancestral locus Anc_7.45), producing the protein MSSRIGWLTQLQTSPGSSARRTSIIGTIGPKTNNPETLVALRKAGLNIVRMNFSHGSYEYHQSVIDNARKSEELYPGRPLAIALDTKGPEIRTGTTTNEVDYPIPPNHEMIFSTDDKYAKACDDKVMYIDYKNITKVISTGKIIYVDDGVLSFEVLEVVDDKTLKVKSMNAGKICSHKGVNLPGTDVDLPALSEKDKADLRFGVKNGVHMVFASFIRTAQDVLTIREVLGEDGADIKIVVKIENQQGVNNFDEILKVTDAVMVARGDLGIEIPAPEVLAVQKKLIAKSNLAGKPVICATQMLESMTFNPRPTRAEVSDVGNAILDGADCVMLSGETAKGNYPINAVTTMADTAIIAEQAISYLPNYDDLRNSTPKPTSTSETIAAASVAAVFEQNAKAIIVLSTSGNTPRLVSKYRPNCPIVLVTRNPRTARSSHLYRGVFPFVYTQDAKADWSDDVEARLNFGIEQAKSFGFLKEGDTIVTIQGLKPGVGHSNTLRVSVV; encoded by the coding sequence ATGTCTTCCAGAATAGGTTGGTTAACTCAATTGCAAACCTCTCCAGGGTCTTCTGCTAGAAGAACCTCTATCATCGGTACCATTGGTCCAAAGACCAACAACCCAGAGACCTTGGTTGCTTTGAGAAAGGCCGGTTTGAACATTGTTCGTATGAACTTCTCCCACGGTTCTTACGAATACCACCAATCTGTCATTGACAATGCTAGAAAGTCTGAGGAATTGTACCCAGGTAGACCATTGGCCATTGCGTTGGACACCAAGGGTCCAGAAATCAGAACTGGTACCACCACCAACGAGGTCGACTACCCAATCCCACCAAACCACgagatgatcttctccacCGATGACAAGTACGCCAAGGCTTGTGATGACAAGGTCATGTACATTGACTACAAGAACATCACCAAGGTTATCTCCACTGGTAAGATCATCTACGTCGACGACGGTGTTTTGTCTTTTGAAGTTTTGGAGGTCGTCGACGACAAGACCTTGAAGGTCAAGTCGATGAACGCTGGTAAGATCTGCTCTCACAAGGGTGTCAACTTGCCAGGTACCGATGTCGATTTGCCAGCTTTGTCCGAAAAGGACAAGGCCGACTTGAGATTCGGTGTCAAGAACGGCGTCCACATGGTCTTCGCTTCTTTCATCAGAACTGCACAAGACGTCTTGACCATCAGAGAAGTCTTGGGTGAAGACGGTGCTGACATCAAGATCGTTGTCAAGATTGAAAACCAACAAGGTGTCAACAACTTCGACGAAATCTTGAAGGTCACCGACGCCGTCATGGTCGCTAGAGGTGATTTGGGTATCGAAATCCCAGCTCCAGAAGTCTTGGCTGTCCAAAAGAAGTTGATCGCTAAGTCCAACTTGGCCGGTAAGCCAGTTATCTGTGCTACCCAAATGTTGGAGTCCATGACTTTCAATCCAAGACCAACCAGAGCCGAAGTCTCTGATGTCGGTAACGCTATCTTGGACGGTGCTGACTGTGTCATGTTGTCTGGTGAAACCGCTAAGGGTAACTACCCAATTAACGCTGTCACCACCATGGCTGACACCGCTATCATCGCTGAACAAGCTATCTCTTACCTACCAAACTACGATGACTTGAGAAACTCTACTCCAAAGCCAACTTCCACCAGTGAAACCATCGCTGCTGCTTCCGTTGCTGCTGTCTTCGAACAAAACGCCAAGGCTATCATCGTCTTGTCTACTTCCGGTAACACCCCAAGATTGGTTTCCAAGTACAGACCAAACTGCCCAATCGTCTTGGTTACCAGAAACCCAAGAACCGCCAGATCCTCTCACTTGTACAGAGGTGTCTTCCCATTCGTCTACACTCAAGATGCTAAGGCTGACTGGTCTGACGACGTTGAGGCTCGTTTGAACTTCGGTATTGAACAAGCCAAGAGCTTCGGTTTCTTGAAGGAAGGTGACACCATCGTCACCATCCAAGGTTTGAAGCCAGGTGTCGGTCACTCCAACACTCTACGTGTCTCTGTTGTGTAA
- the PUT4 gene encoding proline permease PUT4 (ancestral locus Anc_7.44): MFAKRDKEKEAVESGSGNGLFDKKAGQVVEIDLESLSAQGSSGKETSVGSQGRDDKQHRLKQGLSARHIQLIALGGAIGTGLFVGTSSTLHECGPAGLFISYVIISTVLYPIMNSFGEMVCYLPGDGSDSAGSVAHLVGRYVDPSLSFATGWNYFYCYVILVAAECTAASGVVTYWTDAVPTGAWITIFLVVCIGLNLSAVKYFGETEFWFASIKVLCIIGLIILSFILFWGGGPNHDRLGFRYWKNPGGFAHHITGGNLGNFLDIYTGIIKGAFAFILGPELVALASTECRDQRRNIARASRRFVWRLIFFYILGALSISVIVAYNDPVLASALEAGKPGAGSSPFVIGIQNAGIKVLPHIINACILTSAWSAGNAFTFASSRTLATMAANGQAPKILGKINRFGVPWVAVSLTGLISCLAYLNVSSSTASVFNWFTNISTISGFIGWDCGMVAYLRFRKAIKYNGLEDRLPYAPWGQKYLVWWSLFVVTLVIFTNGYAIFIPKFWNAADFVAAYITLPLFLLLWIGHKIYTRNLKKWWYSVEEIDVVTGLAEIEEKTRILDEQRQLPKGRFAKFMDVLL, translated from the coding sequence ATGTTTGCCAAACGAgacaaagagaaagaggcTGTAGAAAGTGGCAGTGGTAATGGTCTTTTCGATAAGAAAGCTGGGCAAgttgttgagattgatttAGAGTCGCTGTCGGCTCAGGGATCTTCCGGCAAGGAAACAAGTGTTGGTTCTCAAGGTCGTGATGATAAACAGCATCGGCTGAAGCAGGGTCTTTCGGCGCGTCATATTCAATTGATTGCGTTGGGTGGTGCCATTGGTACCGGGCTGTTTGTCGGAACGAGTAGTACGTTGCATGAATGTGGTCCAGCGGGTTTATTCATTTCATACGTCATAATATCGACTGTGCTTTATCCGATCATGAATTCTTTTGGTGAAATGGTCTGTTATCTGCCCGGAGATGGCAGTGATTCTGCAGGTTCAGTTGCGCATCTAGTGGGTCGGTACGTCGATCCGTCTCTAAGCTTTGCCACTGGGTGGAACTACTTCTACTGCTACGTTATCCTTGTGGCCGCAGAGTGTACGGCAGCGTCCGGTGTCGTCACATATTGGACCGATGCTGTTCCCACCGGAGCGTGGATAACCATTTTCCTAGTCGTCTGCATAGGTCTTAACCTGTCCGCTGTCAAGTACTTTGGTGAGACTGAATTTTGGTTTGCATCGATTAAAGTGCTTTGTATTATCGGTCTAATTATCCTGTCATTCATTCTCTTCTGGGGCGGCGGCCCAAACCATGATAGGCTTGGGTTCCGCTATTGGAAAAACCCTGGCGGGTTTGCTCACCATATTACTGGAGGCAACTTGGGTAACTTCCTGGACATCTACACTGGTATAATTAAGGGTGCATTTGCGTTCATTCTAGGTCCCGAATTGGTGGCTTTGGCCAGCACCGAGTGTCGCGACCAAAGAAGGAACATCGCGAGGGCTTCTCGCAGATTCGTCTGGAGATTAATCTTTTTCTACATCCTAGGCGCTCTTTCGATCAGCGTGATCGTTGCTTATAACGATCCCGTCTTGGCCTCGGCACTAGAGGCCGGCAAACCGGGCGCCGGTTCATCCCCTTTTGTCATTGGAATCCAGAACGCAGGCATCAAAGTCCTGCCACACATCATCAACGCCTGCATCCTAACCAGTGCGTGGTCCGCAGGTAACGCATTTACTTTTGCCAGTTCCAGAACATTAGCCACCATGGCGGCCAACGGACAAGCACCCAAGATTCTCGGCAAGATTAACAGATTTGGAGTCCCATGGGTGGCGGTCTCCCTTACTGGGTTGATCTCATGTTTGGCATATTTGAACGTCTCTTCCTCAACCGCAAGTGTCTTCAACTGGTTCACAAACATCAGCACCATTTCGGGCTTCATCGGCTGGGATTGCGGCATGGTCGCTTATCTCAGATTCCGCAAGGCCATCAAATACAACGGTCTCGAAGACAGACTACCGTACGCCCCATGGGGTCAGAAATACTTGGTGTGGTGGTCTCTCTTCGTCGTCACTCTGGTCATCTTCACCAACGGCTACGCGATCTTCATTCCAAAGTTCTGGAACGCTGCCGATTTCGTTGCCGCGTACATTACCTTGCCATTATTCCTACTCTTGTGGATAGGTCACAAGATCTACACAAGAAACCTTAAGAAGTGGTGGTATTCcgtcgaagaaatcgacgTAGTGACTGGCCTAGCggaaattgaagaaaagacaaGAATATTAGACGAGCAAAGACAACTGCCCAAAGGACGCTTCGCGAAATTTATGGACGTTCTCCTGTAG